A genomic stretch from Setaria viridis chromosome 1, Setaria_viridis_v4.0, whole genome shotgun sequence includes:
- the LOC117838099 gene encoding NADP-dependent D-sorbitol-6-phosphate dehydrogenase produces the protein MAGKGAAPAVALSSGHRMPSVGLGVWRMEKPAIRGLIHSALRIGYRHLDCAADYQNEAEVGDALAEAFQTGLVKREDLFITTKLWNSDHGHVIEACKDSLKKLQLDYLDLYLVHFPVATRHTGVGTTSSALGDDGVLDIDTTISLETTWHAMEELVSMGLVRSIGISNYDIFLTRDCLAYAKIKPAVNQIETHPYFQRDSLVKFCQKHGICVTAHTPLGGSTANTEWFGSVSCLDDPVIKSLAEKYSRTPAQLVLRWGLQRNTVVIPKTSKVERLQENFEVFDFEISGEDMEKIKAIDRSYRTNQPAKFWGIDLYA, from the exons ATGGCGGGCaagggcgcggcgccggcggtggcgctgagCAGCGGCCACCGGATGCCCTCGGTGGGGCTGGGCGTCTGGCGGATGGAGAAGCCCGCCATCCGCGGCCTCATCCACTCCGCGCTCCGCATCGGCTACCGCCACCTCGACTGCGCCG CTGACTACCAAAATGAAGCCGAAGTTGGTGATGCACTCGCAGAGGCATTCCAAACCGGACTTGTTAAGAGGGAGGATCTGTTCATCACAACCAAG CTGTGGAATTCAGATCACGGTCATGTGATTGAAGCCTGTAAGGATAGCTTGAAGAAGCTGCAGCTAGATTATCTCGATCTCTATCTTGTTCACTTCCCAGTAGCTACCAGACATACTG GAGTCGGTACAACTTCTAGTGCTCTTGGTGATGATGGTGTCCTAGACATTGATACCACTATCTCATTGGAAACAACATGGCATGCGATGGAAGAACTTGTTTCTATGGGGCTGGTCCGCAGTATTGGGATTAG CAACTACGACATCTTCCTCACCAGAGACTGCTTGGCCTATGCTAAGATAAAGCCTGCGGTGAACCAAATTGAGACGCACCCCTACTTCCAACGTGATTCTCTTGTCAAGTTCTGCCAGAAGCATGGGATCTGTGTCACCGCGCATACCCCCTTGGGTGGTTCCACTGCCAACACAGAGTGGTTCGGGTCAGTCTCATGCCTCGACGACCCTGTCATCAAG AGCTTGGCCGAGAAATACAGCAGGACACCAGCGCAGCTGGTCCTCCGGTGGGGTCTCCAGAGGAACACGGTGGTGATACCCAAGACCTCCAAGGTGGAGAGGCTGCAGGAGAACTTTGAGGTGTTCGACTTCGAGATCTCGGGCGAGGACATGGAGAAGATCAAGGCCATCGACAGGAGTTACCGAACCAACCAGCCTGCCAAGTTCTGGGGCATCGACCTGTATGCTTAG
- the LOC117843876 gene encoding NADP-dependent D-sorbitol-6-phosphate dehydrogenase — protein MAAKDVAPAVTLSNGHHGGGMPAAATKLSNGHSRKAVPAVTLSSGHRMPAVGLGVWRMEKTAVRGIIHAAIRKGYRHFDCAAKYQNEAEVGDALEEAFKTGLVKREDLFITTKLWNSDHGHVIEACKDSLKKLKLDYLDLYLVHFPVATRHTEVGSVASVIGEDGVLDIDTTVSLEATWHAMEDLVNMGLVRSIGISNYGVFLTRDCLAYAKIKPAVNQIEMHPYFQRDSLVKFCQKHGICVTAHTPLGGSTANAELFGSLSCLDDPVIKELAEKYGKTPAQLVLRWGLQKNTVVIPKTSKVERLQENLEVFDFDISDEDMEKMKAIDKNHRTNQPAKFWGIDVYS, from the exons ATGGCGGCGAAGgacgtggcgccggcggtgaCGCTGAGCAACGGGCATCACGGCGGCgggatgccggcggcggcgacgaagctGAGCAACGGGCACAGCAGGAAGGCGGTGCCGGCGGTGACGCTGAGCAGCGGGCACCGGATGCCGGCGGTGGGGCTGGGCGTGTGGCGGATGGAGAAGACGGCCGTGCGCGGCATCATCCACGCCGCCATCCGCAAGGGGTACCGGCATTTTGACTGCGCCG CAAAATACCAAAATGAAGCTGAAGTTGGTGATGCACTTGAAGAGGCATTCAAAACTGGGCTTGTCAAGAGGGAGGACCTTTTCATCACCACCAAG CTGTGGAACTCGGATCATGGGCATGTGATTGAAGCCTGTAAGGATAGCTTGAAGAAGTTGAAGTTAGATTATCTGGATCTCTATCTTGTTCACTTCCCAGTGGCTACTAGGCACACTG AAGTAGGCTCAGTTGCTAGCGTTATTGGTGAGGATGGTGTGCTAGACATTGACACCACTGTCTCACTGGAAGCAACATGGCATGCAATGGAAGATCTTGTTAATATGGGACTGGTTCGCAGCATCGGAATTAG CAACTACGGTGTATTCCTCACCAGAGACTGCTTGGCCTACGCCAAGATAAAGCCTGCTGTAAACCAAATTGAGATGCACCCTTACTTCCAGCGTGATTCTCTTGTCAAATTCTGCCAGAAGCATGGCATCTGCGTCACCGCTCACACCCCCTTGGGTGGCTCCACTGCCAACGCCGAGCTGTTCGGCTCGCTCTCATGCCTCGACGACCCTGTCATCAAG GAGTTGGCTGAGAAGTACGGCAAGACGCCTGCGCAGCTGGTCCTCCGGTGGGGCCTCCAGAAGAACACGGTGGTGATCCCCAAGACCTCCAAGGTGGAGAGGCTGCAGGAGAACCTGGAGGTGTTCGACTTCGACATCTCGGACGAGGACATGGAGAAGATGAAGGCCATCGACAAGAACCACCGCACCAACCAGCCTGCCAAGTTCTGGGGCATCGACGTGTATTCTTAG